A window of Bacillota bacterium genomic DNA:
CCACTCGTCCCCGTCCAGCACGTTCCTGGGGTGCGAGCACTGGATTCCCTCTTTGTACGCTGAGTACTTGGAGGGGTCCACGAGGCAGTAGAGCCTGCCCAGGCTGGCGCAACCCTGGGCTATCCAGTACTGTGCCAGCGGGCACCGGCTAATCTTCACCTCCCGGATCCCCGGCTCGTCCCGGGTGACCTCCAGGCTCCAACCCACCGATGGGAGGTCCTTGCCGAGGGCATAGTTGGCGATACTCAGATCCTCACCCATACTCCCTACCTTGGAGCGGACCTTCGTGCCGCATTCCTGCCCGTAGGCTGTGACTGCCTGGGATACCAGGGCCCTTCCCCGCTCCTCTCCCAGCTCATCCACGATTGCCTGGGCGAAGTGGCGGTATAGCATGGCCAGGCGCTCCGCCAGGATTTCCACGTCCCTCTCATGCTCTGGCGATACAGTCGGGCTCACAGGTTTCACCCCTCAGGTGATGTGCCGTTCCCAGGTGCCCCTGGTCTAGCGCCGGTGCAGCCTCCTGGCGCCTACGAAAGAGAGGCCGCGCTCGGTGAGTGCCCTGGCAGTCCGGTTCACAGCATCATGCTTATCCAGGTAGTTGATGAGCATCCTCTCCATGTCGCCGCCCTGGACTAT
This region includes:
- a CDS encoding L-2-amino-thiazoline-4-carboxylic acid hydrolase, producing MSPTVSPEHERDVEILAERLAMLYRHFAQAIVDELGEERGRALVSQAVTAYGQECGTKVRSKVGSMGEDLSIANYALGKDLPSVGWSLEVTRDEPGIREVKISRCPLAQYWIAQGCASLGRLYCLVDPSKYSAYKEGIQCSHPRNVLDGDEWCVMRIEEPGSSA